A window of Bacillus toyonensis BCT-7112 genomic DNA:
GAAATATGTCATAACCTGTTATCGTTACATCGTGCTCTTTCTTAATTGCTAATGCGAGAGAACCTCCTATTAAGCCTGTTCCAATTAATACTACCTTTTTACACATTTGCCTCATCTCGAGACTTATTTTTCTTATTTTCAAAGTGTTGTTTTAACACTGAAATCACTCCTTCATTTTGCTCCCTTGTGCCGACTGTAATACGGACACCATTCGGGAACGGACGAATAATAAACCCTGCGTGTGCACAAGCTTCATAAATCTCTCCACCATTCTCTACCGGTAAGAAGATGAAGTTTGTTTGTGACGGATAAAATGGAAATTCGTTTTCCTTACAAAAACTTTCGTATTGTTGTATTCCCTCTGTATTAACACGTACAATTTCTTCAATAAACGCTTCATCGTTAAAAGCAATCGTTGCTGCTTTTTGCGCTAATGAAGATACGTTAAATGGCAAACGTACGACATTTAATTTCTCGATTAACTCTTCCTGTCCAATCGCGTAACCAACGCGGAAAGATGCTAATCCGTACGCTTTAGAAAACGTTCTAAGTACAAGAATGTTGTTATGTTTTTCTAGAAGCGGTAATGTCTCAGGGAAATCTTTTGCTGTTACGTATTCATAGTACGCTTCATCAATGACAATTAACGTATTTTCACTAATGCTTTCAATGAACTGAGTCAATTTTTGCTCATTCACATATGTGCCTGTAGGGTTGTTCGGATTACAAAGCCAAATGATTTTCGTATTGTTATCAACTGCTGACGAAATTTCATCTAAGTCGTATACACCGTTATTTAAAGCAACTTCTTTCACTTCACAACCTTCAATAATTGCATGATGACGGTACTGTGGGAATGTTGCACCTGCCGTTACGATGTTATCTCCAGCTCGAAGTACGGCGCGACTTATTATTTGAATGACCTCATCTAAACCACTACCGCAAAGTATTTGTTCCATTTGGACTTGTAATTTCTCTGCAATTGTTTGACGGAGCGTTGTAGCACCTCCGTCAGGATATAAAGCATGTT
This region includes:
- the hisC gene encoding histidinol-phosphate transaminase, encoding MQVKDQLSSLQPYKPGKSPEQMKEVYGDHSFVKLASNENPFGCSPRVLEELQKSWLEHALYPDGGATTLRQTIAEKLQVQMEQILCGSGLDEVIQIISRAVLRAGDNIVTAGATFPQYRHHAIIEGCEVKEVALNNGVYDLDEISSAVDNNTKIIWLCNPNNPTGTYVNEQKLTQFIESISENTLIVIDEAYYEYVTAKDFPETLPLLEKHNNILVLRTFSKAYGLASFRVGYAIGQEELIEKLNVVRLPFNVSSLAQKAATIAFNDEAFIEEIVRVNTEGIQQYESFCKENEFPFYPSQTNFIFLPVENGGEIYEACAHAGFIIRPFPNGVRITVGTREQNEGVISVLKQHFENKKNKSRDEANV